In Corynebacterium matruchotii, a single genomic region encodes these proteins:
- the whiA gene encoding DNA-binding protein WhiA, which translates to MADDLTTSVKEELCRVEVKSQNVRIAEIAAMIRFAGELSIVANKPVLEVELEVRAAAERLRRAMMELFDIRVSLLELGATSSRKAARYLLRITDDVEMVIRRVGLVTRSGQQVRGLPPQVVSGTVDHAEAAWRGAFLASGQLGDPMRSSGLEVNCPGQETSLALVGCARRLGISAKTKESRGVEKVTIRDGQDVGALLARMGAHVTRMKWDEKRLRRETRPANNRLANFDDANLRRSARAAVTAAARVNRAMEILGDDVPDHLAEAGQLRVKYQQASLEELGRLAEPQLTKDAVAGRIRRLLSMADKRAKELGIADTHAEVTEQLLADNEA; encoded by the coding sequence ATGGCCGACGATTTAACAACAAGCGTGAAGGAAGAGCTATGCCGGGTGGAGGTGAAGTCACAGAATGTTCGCATCGCCGAAATCGCGGCAATGATCCGGTTTGCCGGCGAGTTAAGCATTGTGGCAAACAAGCCGGTGCTAGAGGTGGAGCTGGAGGTGCGGGCCGCGGCCGAGCGCTTACGGCGGGCCATGATGGAACTTTTCGACATCAGGGTATCGCTCTTAGAGTTAGGTGCCACATCATCCAGAAAGGCGGCGCGGTATTTGCTACGGATCACCGATGATGTGGAGATGGTGATCCGCCGGGTGGGGTTGGTGACCAGGTCGGGGCAGCAGGTGCGGGGGTTGCCGCCCCAGGTGGTCAGCGGCACGGTCGACCATGCGGAGGCGGCGTGGCGGGGGGCGTTTTTAGCGTCGGGCCAGCTGGGGGATCCGATGCGAAGCAGCGGTTTGGAGGTGAATTGCCCGGGGCAGGAAACCTCATTGGCACTGGTGGGGTGTGCGCGCCGGTTGGGGATTAGCGCAAAAACCAAAGAGTCGCGGGGGGTGGAGAAAGTGACGATTCGTGACGGGCAGGATGTGGGGGCGTTGCTGGCGCGCATGGGGGCGCATGTGACCCGCATGAAGTGGGATGAGAAGCGGTTGCGGCGGGAGACGCGGCCCGCAAATAACCGGTTGGCGAATTTTGATGATGCTAACTTACGACGCTCGGCGCGGGCGGCGGTGACAGCTGCGGCGCGGGTGAATCGGGCCATGGAAATTCTTGGCGACGATGTTCCGGACCATTTGGCGGAGGCGGGGCAGTTGCGGGTCAAATACCAGCAGGCCTCGCTAGAGGAGCTGGGCCGGCTGGCGGAGCCGCAACTCACGAAGGATGCGGTGGCCGGCCGGATCCGCCGACTATTATCCATGGCGGATAAGCGGGCCAAGGAATTAGGCATCGCTGACACGCATGCTGAGGTTACGGAGCAATTATTGGCCGATAATGAGGCGTGA